The genome window TAAAATCATCAAGCAATGTTCGGTCCAATAAGTTCAGATAATAAAGGCTAGATTGCACGTTAATGCACCAACAATTAGAAAGGTTACTTCCATGTATCAAACAATGACGTCCAAGGCAAGAATGGAGCCAGCTTTACAATTGCAGCGATCTTGTCATATGCATATGGGAAATCTTTTATCATAGATACATAAAGAGAAAGAATGACTAACCATAGTGGCAAAGGTAACAGAGATGAAAACAAGGGATGCGTTGCTCAGGTTAACATCCATGGCAGTGCTAAGAGCTGTTGGTACAACTGTGAAAGGTAAATGCCATCTGTAGCATTAGTTGTCAGAAAAGTTAATAAAATAAGTAGCAGAAAACTAAACTACAGGATAATGGAATCAAAAGTTCATTCATGCATAAGTAAACTCAACAGTGGAACAAGATGGTCCAATAACAGGAACAAAGAGAACGAGAAAAACTAATATCAGAATGACCCAGATCTTTACGGCTTCAGTTTTATAATGAAATGGACTTTATGCAATAATTATAATGAGGAAGAGGACATCCAGTAAAGACCATGGTCAAATATATAACCTCTCTTAATGCATCCAGTAAAGACCATGGTCACAGATAATACTCCATAATGCATCCCCTGTATGCTTGATTAGATAGAGGGTAGTCAGATATAACCTCTCTTAATGCATTTCAAACACGTATAATAGTCAGATGCAGAATCACATTCTTATGAGTTTGAAATAGTCCCCATCGAAGGAAATATAATTCATGATTGTAACCATACagatttgaaaatgattttcagGTACAAATATAAATTGGGAAGATACAAGTGATGAAGTTTACGAGTACCTCTCACAAAGTAATCTCTCCAAGACATGATTACAGTGGGCTGAAATCTATGAGACCAGAACCATGTTATGGCTTTGGATAAAACAGCTTGCATTGCAAAGTGGACAGTATTCATCATTAAGGGAGCAGGAAACTTCCCCATATCATCACCTAGAAGAGTCTTATTATACCTGCAACAACACCAAATAACATAAGCTCCAATGATTCATGAAAATAGCAGTAACTGAGGAGTACATGAACGAAAGTAAGGCACTTACAATGTCAAGAATGTACTGAAAGTGTACCAGACAAGTATGAAAAACAAGGTCTTTAGCACATCAGCAACAGAAACAACTGCTCTTGACGTCTTTTGTGACGCTTCATGATTACTTGGGTGGCTGTCCTCCGTGTCAGAGTAAGTCTGATCATTCCCCGAACCAGATTCAACATCGAAAGGCAGATAATTCTCGTTTCCATTCCCTATACTATGTCTACTGGCATCTCTTATATGAACGCCCTCCATAATTTGCTTGAACTTACCAAAAGCTTGTCTGTCTTTTTCTAGAAACCCATTCTTGGATCTACTTTGCTGAACTAAGGGCAACTCAAACTTGAAATCATCCATGTTGGCATCCTCATTTTCAAGTTGATGTGAATGGAATACTCCATTCTCGTCACACCAGCCTGAGAAAGACAACTCCCTTCGAAAACCAACTTCCTTATCTCCCTTTGAAACTTCGCTGCCTCCACTCTGTTCAGCTTTTTCTGTGTTCAAATCGCTCTCTACCATCTCCTTTCTTGTATAGGATCAGAGCCATCTAAACTGACACAAACCGAATGGCCTAGACATCCAGGCCCACATGTATAATTTTTACGTCAAGCAAACCTCTAATCTTGTCAGCTCAAAATCAATTGCAATGCACCATAATCTTGTCCCCACCGgattaaaatttgaaactttacTCTAGAACACCTAATCTGAAACACCAAATACccaaaataaataagtaaatgaAGTCAAAAAGCCAAAGTACATACCGGTGCATAGATCACTGAGCCATTACAAGAATTCATACAAGTCACAATTTTTCATATTCAATTAACGTCATGAGATATTTAAAAGTCCAGACGTATAATTTCTCACTAAAACAATCAACTAAATACTGCACAATGATGACCATATGCATTGCTCTACATAAGAAGTAAACGTAAATCCCAGAAAGATTAACTACAACATAGGACAACTGAACTGGAAAAAAGACCAAACCCTGCTGAAGAGGCTCCATTCATAGCCGGTTTTAGGAGGGACGATACTTTTTATTTCTAATCAGAATCTCATCTTTTTCAAGAATTCTAAGCATGGAATTTCTTTCCACGGCAGGGTCGGGACAGTGCCAAACATTAACAAATACAAGTCTGATCAAAATCAGCTAAAAGAGAACACAGAGGCAAGAAGTATCGCACATTCTGACAATACCAAGCAAGAATGAGATTGGATACCGAACAGCTTATTAACTCAAGCACAATCCAATTGGAAAACTAACAAGAGATTCAAAACTCACCCGGGATTCTTGAAAAAACAACAGGGCTTAGATTGATAAAAATCGTAACTTTATCTGACTTTTATGTGTAAATATCTGATCTGATCTGATTTTGTGTTAGCTTTCTCTAAGGTTTGGTGGCTAATTAAGAGAGCTGAGTTTGGTATGGTTTGTGGGGGCTTAGTGAGGGCGTTTGTTGAGGTGGGTTTGCATTTGCAAATCTGAATCTGAAAATGTAAATattgtttgttttgattataATCTAAGGAAAAAGTACCACAGGCCTCTTTTACTTTGGCCAACAAGTCAGGAAGGAAGAATAGAGATAAAGTGGGAAAAAccagtagatttttttttttttattcttttatacaATTTCAGCAATGCTGTAAAAGTAGCCATGTTGGTAAAATTCCCATGCAGTCAAATTTGTCTCGGTTCTGCACTATTAGATAGATTTTCTTCCAACCTGTAttggattcttttttttttttttgtgtgaatTAAATCTCTTTTTGGTTGTGTATACGGAAAGGTAATACAATTACTCGAGATGAAAGATGATGAGGTATCTAATTAAATCTCTTTTTGGTTTTAGGAAATAGAGATGATGATATCTAATTTCCTACCTCCTCTCTATTCTTTAAATTTCATCCTTTGCTTTGCTAgaaagagttaaaaaaaaaactacaatatGTAAGAAAATATATTATATCCATCAAAGGAAAAAATCATGCCAtagttttgcatttttttttttttttgcttaatcCGATCCTATAAGCAAATGTATATTATCTAAAAATTTGTATTTATGAAAATCTATTTTATGATTTTCCACATTTTACCCGTTTGCTTATTAGGAACATCGATCTTCTATGTTGGCATGTTAAATCAATCCTAAAAAGGTTATTATTTAGCAATAGTATTTTAGTCAAGTCAAatttataataattttattGGAGTTAAATTATGATAACTCTGTTTGGATCCCCTGTTTTtggagtgtttttcaaaaactagtttttcaaatataataaaaatttttaaaaagtattctaaaaggtaatctaaaaattagtttaaatttttttaaaattttaaaaaatatctcaaaatatattctagaaacttttctactcttaaatatctcaaaatattttctaaaaatatattctaaaaactctgctataacaaagtttttcaaaaacacccccaaaaaaCAGCAAATCCAATATAGTTTTTTCGTTTAGAAACTGATGAAAATTTGATAGGTTTGTTCATATTAtgttattaatattatatttgtTGATTTATTACTCTTCACTCACGCATTGATTTTATGAAATTTATCTCCCATAGctttttggcaaaaaattttGAGCTCTACATTCTATATTAATTCTACTTTTGTGACATGTAGATTATGAGTAATCAATTTCCTAATtccacctttttctcttcataAAACCACATGCAACATTTTAATGAGAACCACAACTTCTAATGCCTCTGTTAACTCCAGCCAGTCGTCCAAGAAGGAACCGTATAATGGAAAATTCGAACTGGATTTAGTAAATCTCTCGCTCTAGTACAAAATATAAGGAAAATGATTCTTGGAATGTGACTTTGACAATCCATTATcgtcaaaaaagaaaagaaaaagggaaacaagCTGAATTTGGCTATTTGCATGTCCTCAATGTTTGAAAACTTGCCTGATATTTTAGCATTTTCCCACTTTAGAATTAAATTTTGAACAATTGTCATAAAAAAAACCCataattctattttttttttctttttttcattacTGTGGGTATTCGAGTCTACATCCGACTAATCCTACAGCGCTCCAGCAGAGCGGGTCCGACCGATGCTGAAGAAAATTACAACTGAATTGCTGCCCCGAATCGAACCTAAGTGAAACTCACCTAGGGAGGCTACTCCCGCCAGCAGCAAACCAACCCAGCGCGGCCCATAATTCTAATTGGATGCATCTTTTTTGATCCTTCAATGCTTGCGTGTAAGAGATGATAGGATTCAGGGATGGAATAGTGATCGGCTAATTAACCTCTTAGCAGTTGATCATTACAAAGCGGCTAGCGGTCAAGATTGGCCAAATGATGCATTTTAGGAAAATTGTGTGATTCTGATTCATTGGATAAtgcatctctctctctttctacGGCAGAAATTTATTTATTGCATACAATGCTTAGtcacaaaagaaaaatcttttttttttttttacaatattttcccttgtctttctaGTTATGATCCACATTCCCGTTTGCCAAgtgaattttttagatatttatctaaaattttactataacttactgtaaaagttgtagaaaatttttttttacaatgtttaaatttttagatattttgaaatgtatagtttaaaaattttttgagatgTGTTAAAATAATTGTAGCAAACAAACTTGACCAAAAATTTGCTTATCAAACAAGGCATTtggtccttttttttcttcttgtttctgagTCGGAAGCTTTGGCAGGCAACTTTTGTCCTGTTACAGAAGTACACGTTAAAAGAAACTAGCTTCAAGCCAATCATTCTTGAGCCTATAAAAGAGCTAGATGTTTGGTGGATGCCACTGTTATCACCATTTTGGCCTATCATCAATCTAAAGATGATTGGTGAAACCCACCAATTTTGGTGGTTTCCCCAACACACCTTTGTCATCTACTTTCCTTAGCAGTATATTAAGGACCACAAAACTTCTTCTCTGACCATCATCATATCTCAGGTGGCAAACATGAAATCTGGTATCTTTCTAAAAATGGCAGGCTTTGCTATAGTCATTGACCAACCTGAATAGTACATAGTACAGTATTGAAGTAGCAACCCCAATGTGCAGTTAATGGTACCAGACCACCAAAGACACTGCATTGCTATAGCTCAATTCATCACCAATGGCTTCCTAGGATTGCCTTGTCTGTGTTGTTAGGGGATGAACTGATGGGCGGCCAATATATTTGAGAACAGATAGTTTATGACACAGGTTTTCAGTTCATCAAATGCACTATGAGGAAAAACAGTTCTAGAAGGACAACAACACTAACTTCACAGGCCAGACCATTTTCAGAAACCAAACAACATAGAACAAACATCCTTGGAAAtcccgttctgttccttttgttttggagTCTATAGGCCCTTCCTTCAGCTAACAACGTACAGAGAGTCATGTCCATGAAGGTTTGCGGGGTATACCACATTGTCATGTTAAAGAATGCTCAAGGCACCTTATAAATCCATCAGAAGAACAGATACGTGGAAGTGTTCAATATAGTCAGAAGAATAACATGTTATAGGATCTATAATTGGCTGATGCATTAACGCTTGAGAGTCACATACTGGTCCTCTAATGGGACAACCTGTGGCAGCAAAGAACCAGAAGCAGTACCAACCCTGGCCCGCCCAACTACCCCTTGATATGATACTGTCAAAGAATTAACTGTAAAGAGCTAAGCATGAAACAACCAACATAACAGGATAACTCAACCATACTGGTATAAACAAGAAGATAAGGATATTTTAAGTGTTCATGCTCAGGGTGTTCCTCGTCAAGGGCACGATTGTTTTCATTAAACATGAAAATTGGAGAAGCTCATAGATGTCCACTTTTAACTTTTTCTTCGTTTCACTGGCTTCACCATCTCATCTAAAGTTGACTTTAGTTCAATAAACCTATTCAAAAAACCACATAAATAGGAAGTCACGTACTCCAAGGCCAATGTGTTACTCTCCATCGAAAGATAAGAGGATATCAAGTTCTTATTTTGTCTCTTTTATATGATGTTGCACAACTTACCACCCATGAACTTGGCCAGTTTGCTTTGCTTACCAGCTAAATGAGCAACGTAAACCTGAGGGCCTTGACTTATGGTAAagctctgtcaaatttcatactgGTCAGGCATTGATTTATTCTATAGTCCACCCAATAAAACAACAATGTATCTTTGTCAAATTAATTAATCATTCCCCACCTTTACCGTAATCCTACTCAATCAACCACAGAAGTTTATTCATCTATGATAGTTTTGATCCATGTTTGGCGGCAGGCTCATCCAGCATTCTTTTCCACTCATGGAAACTCCCAATTCATTTGAATCTGCATGGACTCCAAATTCATTTAAGTCTGCAGCAACTGACTATAGTGTGCCTCTACAACACTGCTATAGGAAACAATCTTAGCTATGAAATCTATCTATTCACCTAGCCAAAATAGGTTCATCCTGAGTTCTACAATACCTATCATCTAAAGTGAGTAACTTAGAACCAAAACATTGTCCCAGATGAGGATACCAGGCCCTATAATGAATTAGAAAGGATGTCAAACATTATGGCAAAGGAAATGTAAagacaaatttaaaaaatcattaaaaaattatatcagTGGCTCTGATAGCAATAAGGAAACCTTCCCCCTTCCCccaaagagagagaggggggggggggggggaagaaagatagaaagaaagagagagaaagaatcCATGTAGCAGATGCGTGATTGAGCAAATACAGGTGCAAAGTTAAATATGTGGTACTTGTAGCAACTGAGTTTCTCATAATATATTCCAAGTTGCAAACACCAGAAAACATCACATGCAACTTCCCACTGTACGTCTGAGAGGAGAAAATGAGTTTTTATCTTAAACTCCCACTAACAATTAAACGAATTCACTGAAAGAAAGTGGCAAGGTGGAAGCATAAAAACTAGCTCAAAATTTATTCATTCTAAGAGATTACAGACAATACGCAGCCCCTTCATTAGGAGTGGAAGACCGTgaaaaacatcaaaagaaaGCAGGAAGATAAGCAAAAGTACATCAAGGAGAAATTTAAGAAGCAAAACACTTGCCCTCATATCATACAGGACCAAAACTCTGAATGCAAGTATACACAAGAAAATGAAAGACCAAAACCACGTGTACCTAATATGTACCACTACCACATCCTGAAAAGGGGAATGCTATTTATCAAGTCTGATCCCAATGCCCGTTACCTCATTGTCAGTTTGTTAGAAACCCAGCCAGAGAACTGCGTTATCTTGGAGCAAATTGGTGCGCTTCATGTTTTTTCAGCTGGAGTGAGGTGGCCCATCTGTTCTGTTAAGTTTTCTACATTATTCTTGTTCCACCAAGTTCTGTGATGATCTGCCAACCTACTATCACTTGATCTGGCAGCAATCTCTCTTCTCTCAGACTGAACCTCCTGTGTGTCAGAGGAACCGGGAGTCTCAGTTAAAAATTGTTGCCAAAATACATCATTAGTCCCAGCTGGTGCAGATGCAGACACAATGCCCACTCGGTCCTTCGATGTTTCAATTTCCATGATGGTAGCAGGGCTTGTATTCACGTCAATTCCCGATGATTTAGATCTTGAATCCATGTCAAGACAAGGAGATGAGGTTGCCGGACTATCAACATGATTAGAAGACACAACCAACTCAGGAGATGAATGAAATTCGCCAGATGGTGATGATCGAAGAGAATTAGATGAGCATGGCTGGACATTCACATCAGAGTCTCCAGATGATGCAAGTGGTCCAGTTATAGTAAGAGGAGGAGGGTGCGGGAGACAAGCGAAGCCATACATTTCTTCAGCCGAGGAACTACACATTCCATATAGGAATGTCTCCCAAAAATTTACAGATGCATCCAGCTTCTCAATTAGCTCTGCGTTTAGCACTGGAAGACATAAATTTGGGTTCTCTGGTTGGAAACTTACAACTGGGCTCTGACCAATATTAGCTTCATCATATAAGTAATTTGATATCAACAATCGTCTCCTTTTATTATGATTTTCTGACTGTTGCATAAGACCAGAAGCAAATCCAGGTTTTTGAAGGAGTTGAGCCAGACATGCCATCAATTGCCTCTGCCTATTATCTATATTTCTCAAGCGTTCTGCCAATGAATTAACTTCAGTTTCAAATTCTCTACTCTCCTGTTTATGCCTCTCTAGCTCTGACTGGAGCAAATTCTTCTCCCCTTTCAGCCTCTCAATCTCCTCCTGAAATGACTGTCGTTCTGCGTTACCTAGGGGCACTGCAGAATTCCCTTGCACAGAATGGCTGTGTATTGGCTTGCGACGATAGATGTTCCTTAGAAGATGCCTCTGCCCTCTTATAAAATCCTCATTTAAAAACTCCCACTGATCAGGATCACTCTtcctaaaaccctaaaaaatgCCAATAAATAGAGATCAATGTCAAACAAATAGAAAAGCAATAGGCACACTAGCAAGCAAAGCAACAAAAGAGAATGAATGGATCCAAAATTAAACAAACTGGAAGGCATCACAATTGGAACTGAAGTTCGCGATAAAAAGCTTACATATGTATT of Coffea arabica cultivar ET-39 chromosome 5c, Coffea Arabica ET-39 HiFi, whole genome shotgun sequence contains these proteins:
- the LOC113690328 gene encoding probable sugar phosphate/phosphate translocator At1g06470 isoform X1, with product MVESDLNTEKAEQSGGSEVSKGDKEVGFRRELSFSGWCDENGVFHSHQLENEDANMDDFKFELPLVQQSRSKNGFLEKDRQAFGKFKQIMEGVHIRDASRHSIGNGNENYLPFDVESGSGNDQTYSDTEDSHPSNHEASQKTSRAVVSVADVLKTLFFILVWYTFSTFLTLYNKTLLGDDMGKFPAPLMMNTVHFAMQAVLSKAITWFWSHRFQPTVIMSWRDYFVRVVPTALSTAMDVNLSNASLVFISVTFATMCKSASPIFLLIFAFAFRLESPSLKLFGIMLIISVGILLTVAKETEFEFWGFIFVMLAAVMSGFRWTMTQILLQKEVYGLKNPLTLMSYVTPIMAIATAFLSLILDPWHEIKSSDYFDSSWHIVKSCLLMFFGGTLAFFMVLTEYILVSVTSAVTVTIAGVVKEAVTILVAVFYFHDDFTFLKGVGLVTIMVGVSLFNWYKYLRLQKGDRPEGEMRGSPTESAAAKYVILEEMDDQLDGP
- the LOC113690328 gene encoding probable sugar phosphate/phosphate translocator At1g06470 isoform X2; amino-acid sequence: MVESDLNTEKAEQSGGSEVSKGDKEVGFRRELSFSGWCDENGVFHSHQLENEDANMDDFKFELPLVQQSRSKNGFLEKDRQAFGKFKQIMEGVHIRDASRHSIGNGNENYLPFDVESGSGNDQTYSDTEDSHPSNHEASQKTSRAVVSVADVLKTLFFILVWYTFSTFLTLYNKTLLGDDMGKFPAPLMMNTVHFAMQAVLSKAITWFWSHRFQPTVIMSWRDYFVRVVPTALSTAMDVNLSNASLVFISVTFATMCKSASPIFLLIFAFAFRLESPSLKLFGIMLIISVGILLTVAKETEFEFWGFIFVMLAAVMSGFRWTMTQILLQVLTEYILVSVTSAVTVTIAGVVKEAVTILVAVFYFHDDFTFLKGVGLVTIMVGVSLFNWYKYLRLQKGDRPEGEMRGSPTESAAAKYVILEEMDDQLDGP
- the LOC113688836 gene encoding heat stress transcription factor A-4c: MMDGSNGGSTASAPFLTKTYEMVEDPMTNSIVSWSHSGLSFIVWNPPEFARDLLPKYFKHNNFSSFIRQLNTYGFRKSDPDQWEFLNEDFIRGQRHLLRNIYRRKPIHSHSVQGNSAVPLGNAERQSFQEEIERLKGEKNLLQSELERHKQESREFETEVNSLAERLRNIDNRQRQLMACLAQLLQKPGFASGLMQQSENHNKRRRLLISNYLYDEANIGQSPVVSFQPENPNLCLPVLNAELIEKLDASVNFWETFLYGMCSSSAEEMYGFACLPHPPPLTITGPLASSGDSDVNVQPCSSNSLRSSPSGEFHSSPELVVSSNHVDSPATSSPCLDMDSRSKSSGIDVNTSPATIMEIETSKDRVGIVSASAPAGTNDVFWQQFLTETPGSSDTQEVQSERREIAARSSDSRLADHHRTWWNKNNVENLTEQMGHLTPAEKT